A segment of the Sphingomonas kaistensis genome:
TCGTGGCAGCGGCGAGGGGCGGCAGTACCCCCCACAGACGGAGCGGAAAGGTCAGCAGTTCGGCCACGCTGCGGGGCGAACGAGCCTCGTGGATCCCGACTTCGGGCCATTGATCCTTTGCGGGCATGACCTGCGTTCCGAACACCCGGTCCCAGAACGAAAACAGGATCGAGAAATTGCGGTCGAAATGCCGTTCCTCGAGGCTGTGGTGGATGCGGTGGAAGGGGGGATCGACGAATATATGTCGCAAGGGTCCGAGGCCGAGCTTCACCGGGGAGTGGATGAACAGCTGGAGGAAGAAGACGGTGGTGGAAACCAGCGCCGGAACCGCCACCGAGCCGAAGTCGACCAGCGACAGCGGCACCGAGATGATCGCGAACATCGGAACGAACTGCGCCGGATGGCTGAAGCTGTTGGCAGCGCTGAGATGTTCGACCGAATGGTGGACAGCATGGACCGGCCACATGAAGCGATGCTCGAAGCGATGCTCCCAGTACATCAGGAAGTCGGTCGCGAGCAGGGTCAGGAGAGTGGTTCCAACCACCCCCAGGCCGAGCGGGGACAGGTGCACAACCGGCGCGACCCCGACCTTTGCCCACAGCAACTTGAGCGGAATGGCGATCAGGATCGCGAACACCGGGTTGAGCAGGCCGAACAGCACGCCAGGCCAACGTTCGCCCCAGCGAAACGTGCCGCGGCTGGCGAGCCGTTCCACCACGGTGCACAGCGCCAGCACGAAGGCGGTCGCGAGCACCGCTCCGCTGATCTGAGAAAACAGTGTTCCGCCCACGTGTCCGTTCGTCCGCTTGTCGGCAGCAGGCTTGGACCGCGCATGGTTAGGAAGTGGTTAGCGCGCCGCCGCCGCAACGACGCCGCGCCGCGCCGCGCGATCGAGCACCGACTGCGGCGCATCTGGAAATAAACGACGCAATTCGCTGGCGCTGAGATCGAGCCGGCGCAAACCAGTCGAAGTCCAGGGCCAGAGAGTTCGGGGCGAAATGTCCATAACGTCTACAAGATCAGAAACACCTTGAATATCAACTAATTAATACTGCCAAGACGACAGTAAACGCTGCCGTCTTGGATTTGACGCGCGCCATCGCCCTGCTGTCTTTGATGACTGCCGAGCGCCATGGGCCGCATGTCCGCCACGACA
Coding sequences within it:
- a CDS encoding sterol desaturase family protein produces the protein MLATAFVLALCTVVERLASRGTFRWGERWPGVLFGLLNPVFAILIAIPLKLLWAKVGVAPVVHLSPLGLGVVGTTLLTLLATDFLMYWEHRFEHRFMWPVHAVHHSVEHLSAANSFSHPAQFVPMFAIISVPLSLVDFGSVAVPALVSTTVFFLQLFIHSPVKLGLGPLRHIFVDPPFHRIHHSLEERHFDRNFSILFSFWDRVFGTQVMPAKDQWPEVGIHEARSPRSVAELLTFPLRLWGVLPPLAAATSEPDETSALPEPDAAANRHSALGV